CGTAGTGTTCCATAGAAGGTCTCCTCCAGAAAGTACGGTCATGATACTGCAAGGGTTCAATGGCAATGGTGATTTGATAAGTCAATACAGCTGACTCCAAAACAGCAACACCCCCAGAGAACCTGAGGGTGTTGCCTGCGCGAGGAGGTGTTGCATGCAATGTTACCAAGAGAGTGACTGCCTGCGAGGTCGGGAGAAGGGAAAGGGTCCGACCTGTCTGCCCTCTTGTGGCTTCAATTTACTCTGGATGGTTCGGGCAAATGTCCTCTGGCGTTCTGTTCCAGACGAATTTGGTTTTCTGTTACAAATGAGAAGATTTTGCGTACACATGGGCAAAGGGCTTTACTCAGGGGGGTCCAACTGTGTACAATGAGATGTTGCCATTTGTGGCTTTTGGGCCAGGATGGTTTAAGGAGGAACATAGTTAATGGAAGACAAGGCTACTCAGACCCCGGTCAACGAGACCGCTCAGACCACCGATACCACTCGCGAATACCCCGCCATGACCATGGAAGACGTGCTGAGCACCGAAGTTCAATACAAAGAGCCCCAGCGCGGCGACGTGGTGAATGGCACCGTGGTGTTCATTTCCAGCGAAGGTATCCATGTGGATGTTGGGGCCAAAGTTGAAGGTGTCATTCCCTTCAGCCAGATTCACGATGAACCCATCACCCAAGAGCAAGCACAGGAGCTCTTCAAAGCAGGCGACCAAATCGAAGCCTACGTGGTTCGCGTGGATCTGCCCAACTCCACCATTGTGCTGAGCAAACGTCGCGCTGATCAGGATCGCGGCTGGCGCGTGCTGGATAACTTGTTCAAAGATGGCAAGGAATTCACCGTTGACATCCTCGAGAAAGTCCGTGGCGGTCTGGTGGCTTCCATTGAAGGCATCCGTGCGTTCCTGCCTGCTTCTCAGGTGGACACCCGTCGCGTGAACGACCTCAGCCCTTACGTGGGTAAACCCCTCGAAGTCAAGCTGATCGAGCTCAACAAAAAACGCAACCGTGTGATCATCTCCCACCGCTCCATCATGGAAGACCGCAAAGCCAAAGCCAAAGCCGACACCCTCGGCAAACTGGAATCTGGCGCTGTCCTCGAAGGCGAAGTGGTCGAAATCACCGATTTCGGTGTGTTCGTCAGCCTCGGCGGTCTGGACGGACTGGTGCACCGCAGCGAACTGACCCACGCCCGTTTCAACCACCCCAAAGAAGTGGTCAAACTCGGCGACAAAGTCCAAGTTCAAGTGATTGATCTGGATGGCGACCGCGAGCGCATCAACCTCAGCATGAAGTCCCTGCAGAACGATCCCTGGCAGAGTGCTGTTGAGAAGTACCAGATTGGTGAGCGCGTCTCTGGCAAAGTCACCAACCTGACCAACTTCGGCGCTTTTGTGGAACTCGAGCCCGGTCTCGAAGGCCTGATCCACGTCACCGAAATGAGCTGGACCAAGCGCATCCGTCATCCCCAGGAAATGGTCAAAGTCGGCGACACCGTCGAGGCCGTTGTCCTGCGCATCGACAACAAAGACCGTCGCATCAGCCTCGGTCTGCGCCAGACCACCGAAGATCCCTGGTCCACCCTGCCTGACCGTCTGCCCCCCGGCACCCCCGTCAAGGGCAAGATCACTGGCATCACCGACTTCGGTGTGTTCATGGAGATCGAAGAAGGCATCGAGGGTCTGATCCACATCAGCGAACTCAGCCACGACCGCGTCACCAACCCCGCTGAACTGTTCAAGCGTGGCGACGAGATCGACGCTGTGATCCTGAACATCGATCCCGTTGAGCAGCGTGCCAGCCTGAGCCGCAAGCGCACCATTCCCTACGACGGCCCTGCCCGCGACTACACCAAACAAGGTGGCGGCGAGCGTGGCGACCGTGCCATGGGCACCGGTGGCAACCGCGGTGGTCAAGGTGGCGGCAACCGTCGCAAGCGCGATGGCTTTGACTACGACTACAGCTACGCCAAAGAAAGCACCACCAGTGCTTCCAGCGGCAAAATCTCCACCAAGCTCGGCGACGTGTACGCCGACCTGTTTGCCCAGTTCGGCATCGGTGGCAAGAAAGAAGAAGGCAAAGAGTAATCCTCTTTGTTCGAATGGGAGGGCTTCGGCCCTCCTTTCTTTTTGTCCTCGTGTTATGTTATAATCGTAATCAAAGCAGGATTTACGCGGATTTTTACCTGTGCACAACCACAGCAAGAAATGTTACCATTTCGTAATCTGAAGGATTCCACATCCACAGAAGTCAACGGAGTTTAAAACCATGGAAAAACACTACCTCGAGTATTCCGACCCCAACGGCGCAGAACACAAGTTTTATGAAGTCACCATTGACGATGTCAATCTGACCATCCGCTATGGCCGCATCGGCACCGATGGACAGAGCCAGCAAAAAGCCTTCCCGAGCTTCGAAAAAGCCAAAGCCGAGGCCGACAAAAAAATCAAAGAGAAAAAACGCAAAGGCTACGAAGACGCCGTTCAGGGGGTGCGCCAAAAGCGCTCCATCACCCGGCGCAGCGTGGAGGAAGTCAGACCAGCCACCTCCACCAACCGGGCTCCGGTGCTCTGGCGCATGAAAACCGGCTCCAGTGCTTTCGGGATTTATGCTGACACCGAGCGGGTCTGGGTGGGCAACCAGGCCGGAAAAGTCATCGCAGTGGACCACACCGGCGAAACCCTCAGCACCTTCCAGCTTCCCGAGGGGGTCAAGTGTCTGGTCAGCGACGGCATGTTCATGTACGCAGGCTGCGATGACGGCAACGTGTACGACCTGACCGGAAAAATCCCCTTTGTGGCCTACAACATCGATGAAAGCGTGGACATCTACTGGCTGGACATCCACAACGGTGTGCTCGGGGTTTCTGACTCACGCGGAAACGTGTATGCCTTCAACCCTGAAAGCGAAAACCAGTGGGGCAACATCTCCCAGAACGGCAGTGCAGGCTGGATGGTTCGCATGGACGATGCAGGGGTGTACCACGGTCACTCTGGTGGCGTGGCCGCTTACGATCTCCAGAGCGGAATCGAACTCTGGAAAGCCAAAACCAACGGCTCGGTGCTCTTCGGCTGGCAGGACGAAACCCACGTGTATGCCGCCACTGCCATGCGTGCTGTGCAGCGCTTCGACAAAAAAGGCAATCTGGAACAAACCTACAAGTGCGACTCTGCGGTGTTCTCCTGCGCTTCCAGTCCGGACGGCGAGTACATCTTTGCTGGCGACAACTCCAGCGCCATTTATGCCTTCTCCAAAGACGGCACCCGCCTGTGGAAACTGAACTCTGGCTGCGGCTCGGCCCTGTCCATGCAGTACCTGAACGAGCGCCTGTTCATCGTGACCACCGATGGTTCTCTGGCCATGA
This portion of the Deinococcus misasensis DSM 22328 genome encodes:
- a CDS encoding 30S ribosomal protein S1; the protein is MEDKATQTPVNETAQTTDTTREYPAMTMEDVLSTEVQYKEPQRGDVVNGTVVFISSEGIHVDVGAKVEGVIPFSQIHDEPITQEQAQELFKAGDQIEAYVVRVDLPNSTIVLSKRRADQDRGWRVLDNLFKDGKEFTVDILEKVRGGLVASIEGIRAFLPASQVDTRRVNDLSPYVGKPLEVKLIELNKKRNRVIISHRSIMEDRKAKAKADTLGKLESGAVLEGEVVEITDFGVFVSLGGLDGLVHRSELTHARFNHPKEVVKLGDKVQVQVIDLDGDRERINLSMKSLQNDPWQSAVEKYQIGERVSGKVTNLTNFGAFVELEPGLEGLIHVTEMSWTKRIRHPQEMVKVGDTVEAVVLRIDNKDRRISLGLRQTTEDPWSTLPDRLPPGTPVKGKITGITDFGVFMEIEEGIEGLIHISELSHDRVTNPAELFKRGDEIDAVILNIDPVEQRASLSRKRTIPYDGPARDYTKQGGGERGDRAMGTGGNRGGQGGGNRRKRDGFDYDYSYAKESTTSASSGKISTKLGDVYADLFAQFGIGGKKEEGKE
- a CDS encoding WGR domain-containing protein, translating into MEKHYLEYSDPNGAEHKFYEVTIDDVNLTIRYGRIGTDGQSQQKAFPSFEKAKAEADKKIKEKKRKGYEDAVQGVRQKRSITRRSVEEVRPATSTNRAPVLWRMKTGSSAFGIYADTERVWVGNQAGKVIAVDHTGETLSTFQLPEGVKCLVSDGMFMYAGCDDGNVYDLTGKIPFVAYNIDESVDIYWLDIHNGVLGVSDSRGNVYAFNPESENQWGNISQNGSAGWMVRMDDAGVYHGHSGGVAAYDLQSGIELWKAKTNGSVLFGWQDETHVYAATAMRAVQRFDKKGNLEQTYKCDSAVFSCASSPDGEYIFAGDNSSAIYAFSKDGTRLWKLNSGCGSALSMQYLNERLFIVTTDGSLAMIDASPAAIAAAQQGQLPTVKDIKAQAGQATAPLQRQTLQSAQYSGQGVVLKCLKEGGKLRVRVESEGYHDNWNVQFPKDLREEGARYLVDEVAETNGFYRVIGEIRKLD